The following are encoded in a window of Candidatus Poribacteria bacterium genomic DNA:
- a CDS encoding DNA-processing protein DprA — translation MPETMDDIDRIALASIEGLNARRFQALEQRFDSAGDVLRARDIDIVAASPRLSARMAQRIAARHGDLTMVERQVEALRRAGVAPVFCGEAAYPSALESLRDAPPVLFVQGNLPSDERRCLAVVGTREPDDDGRSIAEWAASRAVEAGWIVVSGLARGIDAAAHRGALASTPYQATVAFVGNGPLSLYPPEHGSLAAAIREQGAVVSERLWGSARARWLVRRNRLISGMSSHVLLVQSGTTDGAMHTVRFAGQQRRSVGVWDWGPNGNLAEGPRALCDSGSATPLTKRTFDEWLLASYVRNDVPRLLYERAVDDPTPDVVDEPLGRS, via the coding sequence ATGCCGGAGACGATGGACGACATCGACCGAATCGCTCTCGCTTCTATCGAGGGACTCAACGCCCGACGCTTCCAAGCCCTGGAGCAGCGCTTCGACTCGGCTGGAGATGTGCTGCGCGCGCGCGATATCGACATCGTCGCCGCTTCGCCTCGTCTGTCCGCGCGGATGGCGCAGCGGATCGCGGCGCGGCATGGCGACTTGACGATGGTCGAGCGCCAGGTAGAAGCCCTGCGACGAGCCGGCGTTGCACCCGTCTTTTGCGGCGAGGCGGCATACCCGTCCGCGCTCGAATCGTTGCGCGACGCGCCGCCTGTGCTGTTCGTCCAAGGGAACCTGCCATCCGATGAACGGCGCTGTCTGGCGGTCGTCGGCACGCGAGAGCCCGACGACGACGGGCGGAGCATCGCGGAATGGGCTGCGTCTCGCGCCGTCGAAGCGGGCTGGATCGTCGTCAGCGGGTTGGCGCGAGGGATCGACGCGGCAGCCCATCGCGGCGCTTTGGCATCGACACCGTATCAGGCGACGGTGGCATTCGTCGGCAACGGGCCCCTGTCTCTCTATCCTCCGGAACACGGTTCGCTGGCGGCGGCGATCCGCGAGCAAGGAGCCGTCGTCTCCGAGCGTCTCTGGGGCAGCGCGCGCGCGCGTTGGCTCGTCCGTCGGAACCGCCTCATCAGCGGGATGAGCAGCCACGTCTTGTTGGTGCAATCGGGCACGACCGACGGAGCCATGCACACGGTTCGCTTCGCCGGACAGCAGCGCCGCTCAGTCGGCGTGTGGGACTGGGGGCCGAATGGGAACCTTGCGGAAGGTCCTCGCGCGCTGTGCGACTCCGGCAGCGCAACCCCGCTGACGAAGCGCACGTTCGACGAGTGGCTGCTCGCGTCATACGTTCGGAACGACGTTCCGAGGCTGCTTTACGAGCGAGCGGTGGACGATCCGACGCCGGATGTCGTCGATGAGCCGCTCGGACGAAGCTGA